In one window of Cytophagaceae bacterium ABcell3 DNA:
- a CDS encoding class I SAM-dependent methyltransferase, whose product MLKELYRTLSPKFQTVNLDYKVDAKPRYGHGAPGHQLLHKVINENRMLYREYLKQFLNYSEQLQKIKAIDEDENNVSWENGYLPGLDIIGLYGMVAKHKPKQYIEIGSGNSTKVVKKAIKEQGLATRITSIDPCPRANIDHLADKVIRQPFEELTNLTPIIESLQKDDILFIDNSHRAFPNSDVTVCFLELLPYLKEGVIVQFHDIYLPYDYPQFMCQRFYNEQYMLAAFILSNPKKYNPILPNYFISEDEELKQIIAPLYKHSNLNSAEKHGGSFWLQIK is encoded by the coding sequence ATGCTAAAAGAATTATATAGAACTCTTTCGCCAAAGTTCCAAACAGTAAACTTGGACTATAAAGTGGACGCCAAGCCCAGGTATGGACATGGAGCACCAGGACACCAACTGCTCCATAAGGTCATTAATGAAAACCGTATGCTTTATCGAGAATACTTAAAGCAATTCTTAAATTATTCTGAGCAATTGCAAAAAATAAAAGCCATTGATGAGGACGAAAATAATGTTTCATGGGAAAATGGTTATTTGCCCGGACTTGACATCATAGGACTGTATGGGATGGTTGCCAAACATAAACCTAAACAATATATTGAGATAGGTTCCGGAAACTCAACAAAGGTCGTTAAGAAAGCCATTAAGGAACAAGGGCTAGCAACAAGAATTACTTCAATAGACCCTTGCCCAAGGGCCAATATAGATCATTTGGCAGACAAGGTAATACGCCAGCCCTTTGAGGAGCTAACAAACCTCACGCCAATTATAGAATCACTGCAAAAGGACGACATTCTATTTATTGATAACTCACATCGCGCATTTCCCAATTCAGATGTGACCGTTTGCTTTCTTGAGCTTTTACCATATCTGAAGGAAGGAGTCATAGTTCAGTTTCACGACATCTACCTTCCTTACGATTATCCGCAGTTCATGTGCCAACGCTTTTATAACGAACAATATATGCTGGCAGCATTTATATTAAGCAACCCGAAAAAATATAACCCCATACTTCCAAACTACTTTATAAGCGAAGATGAAGAATTGAAGCAAATAATTGCGCCACTTTACAAACACAGCAACCTCAACAGTGCTGAAAAACATGGTGGATCATTTTGGCTACAAATTAAGTAA
- a CDS encoding alpha/beta hydrolase, which yields MQLEYHISDTEHPETLLFVHGAGANADQFRNQYEFFAEYYQVVSISLPGHGNSPKPVKNITEQYALELLADDVLEFINDRKLKNIHYIGNSAGGVLGYIVVTKSPGLFLSLTTFGTTGQLNLPKFVAPLVRGLDSFMLRFFQKKYLKFVANYTGLNDDSRQMVYQMFLKATGAIPHIRYHLARYNYLEYIANLPVRYTLIQCEHDKDINKALKTTLEAMAVNPTAKLVTLPEAGHLANLDNPGAFNELLLSVLKSGVDGT from the coding sequence ATGCAATTAGAATATCATATTTCCGACACAGAGCATCCAGAAACGCTGTTATTTGTTCATGGTGCCGGAGCGAATGCTGATCAGTTCAGGAATCAATACGAATTTTTCGCTGAGTACTATCAGGTTGTTTCCATATCGTTACCCGGACATGGGAATTCTCCAAAGCCGGTAAAGAATATTACCGAGCAATATGCTCTTGAGCTTTTGGCTGATGATGTTCTGGAGTTTATAAATGATCGAAAGCTTAAAAATATTCACTATATAGGTAATTCTGCCGGGGGTGTTTTGGGGTATATTGTTGTGACTAAGTCCCCTGGTTTGTTTTTGAGCCTGACAACTTTTGGCACCACAGGACAATTAAACCTTCCTAAGTTTGTTGCTCCACTTGTAAGAGGGCTTGACTCATTCATGCTTCGGTTCTTTCAAAAGAAATATCTGAAATTTGTGGCCAACTATACAGGCTTAAATGACGATTCAAGGCAAATGGTTTATCAAATGTTTTTAAAAGCTACCGGTGCTATACCGCATATCAGATACCATTTGGCCCGCTACAATTATTTGGAATACATAGCAAATTTACCGGTTAGATATACCCTCATTCAGTGTGAACATGATAAAGACATTAACAAGGCCTTGAAAACAACCTTAGAAGCAATGGCAGTGAACCCAACTGCTAAACTTGTTACACTGCCAGAGGCAGGTCATTTAGCCAATTTAGATAACCCAGGAGCTTTTAATGAATTGCTGTTGAGTGTTTTGAAAAGCGGTGTTGACGGTACGTGA
- a CDS encoding alpha/beta hydrolase, whose protein sequence is MKEGTTTSSYGILYFQSHGNKDNPTVVFIHGVGMDHRTFAEQIESLKENYHVILWDLPGHGNSTLQNYKSRYTEMAADCLNELLTELKISKAVLVGQSLGSMISQYFLLKYPKKVIATAHVPGIELKSHAGNWAKAFIPLFMGMINLIPAGLFHRSFGRHRAVKPEVQNYLSKTIEKTGKKLVLKITKDMTLDLIERNPEPEKKSILITYGQKDLFFIRKAARNWHKKYPSGLCVEIPEANHIANQDNPAAFNKHLGIFLKDIVGF, encoded by the coding sequence ATGAAGGAAGGAACTACCACAAGCAGTTATGGCATACTTTATTTTCAATCACATGGGAATAAAGATAACCCAACAGTTGTATTTATTCACGGTGTAGGCATGGACCACAGGACTTTTGCTGAGCAGATAGAGTCCTTGAAGGAAAACTACCATGTAATCCTTTGGGACTTGCCAGGGCATGGCAATAGTACATTGCAAAACTATAAATCCCGATATACAGAAATGGCTGCAGATTGCCTTAATGAATTATTGACTGAGCTCAAAATCAGCAAGGCAGTATTGGTAGGGCAGTCACTTGGCAGCATGATCAGCCAATATTTCCTCCTAAAATACCCTAAAAAAGTCATTGCTACGGCGCATGTACCGGGCATAGAGCTGAAAAGTCATGCAGGCAACTGGGCTAAAGCCTTTATTCCATTGTTCATGGGCATGATTAACCTTATCCCTGCAGGGCTATTTCACAGGTCTTTCGGACGTCATAGGGCAGTTAAACCTGAAGTGCAAAACTACCTTTCCAAAACCATTGAAAAGACAGGCAAAAAACTCGTGCTAAAGATTACCAAAGACATGACACTGGACCTTATTGAGAGAAACCCTGAACCCGAAAAAAAGTCCATTTTGATCACTTATGGACAAAAAGATTTGTTTTTCATCAGAAAAGCGGCGCGCAACTGGCATAAAAAATATCCTTCCGGCTTGTGTGTTGAAATACCGGAAGCCAACCATATTGCCAATCAGGACAATCCGGCAGCGTTCAATAAGCACCTGGGTATTTTCTTGAAAGATATAGTAGGGTTTTAA
- a CDS encoding glycosyltransferase, giving the protein MEVPSISILLPFYQAEEVLPGAVDSILRQTCQDWELLLIDNNSSDNGVEVAMAYGRKDKRIKVLHEPRQGIAYALNTGLKHAKAPIIARMDADDFSLPERLEKQYAFLVQNPSVDVVSCCCDFHSELSESNGYQCYVQWQNSILFPYDHARNFFAESPLAHPSVMFRMALVERYGVYATEAVPEDYELWLRWHVNGVRFEKLQETLLVWNDHRSRLSRNHDNYTDEAFDLVRIKYLSAWLKKHINPERKVVVCGTGKRPRARAGLLLKAGVPIYAFTDLKQKSQCGAIFLPPSDITVKDNYFIISFISKRGVGESIRKFLTGKGLSELDDFVIAG; this is encoded by the coding sequence ATGGAAGTACCCTCAATTTCAATCTTACTGCCATTTTACCAAGCGGAAGAGGTATTGCCTGGTGCTGTGGACAGCATATTGAGGCAAACTTGTCAAGACTGGGAGCTATTGCTTATTGACAATAATTCTTCTGATAATGGTGTGGAGGTTGCAATGGCTTATGGACGGAAAGATAAGCGCATTAAAGTGCTTCATGAGCCTCGCCAAGGTATTGCCTACGCGCTCAATACTGGCCTTAAGCATGCCAAGGCTCCTATAATCGCCAGAATGGATGCGGATGATTTTTCTTTGCCTGAGCGGTTGGAGAAACAGTATGCTTTTCTGGTACAAAACCCAAGTGTAGACGTTGTTTCTTGTTGTTGTGATTTTCATTCAGAGCTTTCTGAATCGAATGGATATCAGTGCTATGTACAATGGCAGAATAGTATTCTTTTCCCTTATGACCATGCCCGAAACTTCTTTGCAGAGTCTCCACTGGCACACCCTTCTGTGATGTTTCGTATGGCTTTGGTGGAGCGGTATGGTGTATATGCTACTGAAGCTGTGCCCGAAGATTATGAACTGTGGCTGCGGTGGCATGTCAATGGCGTACGTTTTGAAAAGCTCCAGGAAACCTTGCTTGTTTGGAACGATCATAGGTCAAGGCTTTCCAGAAACCATGACAATTATACGGATGAAGCATTTGATTTGGTAAGGATAAAGTACCTTTCTGCGTGGTTGAAAAAACACATTAACCCCGAAAGAAAAGTGGTTGTTTGCGGCACAGGTAAACGTCCGCGGGCAAGGGCTGGGCTTCTTCTAAAGGCGGGTGTCCCAATATATGCTTTTACTGATTTAAAGCAGAAGTCCCAGTGCGGTGCGATTTTTTTGCCGCCTTCGGATATTACAGTTAAGGATAACTATTTTATAATCAGTTTTATCTCTAAAAGAGGTGTTGGGGAAAGTATTCGTAAGTTTCTAACAGGTAAAGGTTTAAGTGAGTTGGACGATTTTGTTATCGCGGGATAG
- the mraZ gene encoding division/cell wall cluster transcriptional repressor MraZ, which translates to MANFSGEYECKLDAKGRLVLPSRLKASLPQASGNSIVVTRGFETCLLLFSLTAWNEIFSSMTTQASYFNAEARRAQRSIFRGNTEVDLDNNGRFVIPKRLQEYAKLEKEVLLVGLNDKIEIWNPEIYDAMLIQDQDEVAKLAEKYLGGKEGEA; encoded by the coding sequence ATGGCCAATTTTTCCGGCGAATATGAGTGTAAGCTGGATGCCAAAGGAAGGCTTGTTCTTCCTTCGAGGCTGAAAGCAAGCCTGCCACAGGCTTCCGGGAATTCTATTGTCGTTACCCGCGGTTTTGAAACTTGCCTTCTTCTTTTCTCTCTTACTGCTTGGAATGAAATCTTCTCAAGTATGACTACACAGGCAAGTTATTTTAACGCTGAGGCCAGAAGGGCGCAGCGAAGTATATTTAGAGGAAATACCGAAGTAGATCTTGATAATAATGGCAGGTTTGTGATCCCAAAAAGACTTCAGGAGTATGCTAAGCTTGAAAAGGAGGTTTTGCTGGTTGGCTTGAACGATAAGATTGAGATTTGGAACCCTGAAATTTATGATGCTATGCTGATCCAAGATCAGGACGAGGTGGCTAAGTTGGCTGAGAAATATTTAGGCGGAAAGGAGGGTGAAGCATGA
- the rsmH gene encoding 16S rRNA (cytosine(1402)-N(4))-methyltransferase RsmH, whose amino-acid sequence MSYHVPVLLKECIDGLHINPEGLYVDLTFGGGGHSGEIVKKLDGGHLYAFDQDADAQVNVQKFEQSSFTFIAANFRHMKRYLKLHRVTQVDGILADLGISSHQIDVPERGFSTRFNADLDMRMDRNMEKTAKEVLNTYSEAQLHKIFGMYGEVRNAKTLANAVVYNRLNRTIETVDDLKEILKKLAPRGREFKYYAQVFQALRIEVNEELKALEEMLQQAAEVLKPGGRLVVLSYHSLEDRLVKNFIAKGVFHGDPEKDVYGNFYKPFEAVTRKPVEASEEEIAANSRARSARLRIAEKK is encoded by the coding sequence ATGAGTTACCATGTACCGGTCCTTTTGAAGGAATGTATAGATGGGCTGCATATCAATCCTGAAGGTTTGTATGTAGATTTAACATTTGGTGGTGGCGGGCATTCTGGGGAGATCGTAAAAAAGTTGGACGGAGGGCATTTGTATGCTTTTGACCAAGATGCAGATGCTCAGGTGAATGTTCAAAAGTTTGAGCAAAGTTCTTTTACGTTTATTGCTGCCAATTTCAGGCATATGAAGCGATACCTTAAGTTGCACAGGGTTACTCAGGTCGATGGTATCCTTGCTGATTTAGGGATTTCTTCGCACCAGATTGACGTGCCAGAGCGAGGTTTTTCGACCCGGTTCAATGCTGACTTGGATATGAGGATGGACAGGAATATGGAGAAAACGGCCAAAGAGGTCTTGAATACCTATTCTGAAGCGCAGCTGCACAAGATTTTTGGTATGTACGGCGAAGTAAGAAATGCCAAAACACTGGCAAATGCAGTGGTATATAACAGGCTGAACCGCACCATTGAAACGGTAGATGACCTTAAGGAGATATTAAAGAAGCTCGCTCCCAGAGGAAGGGAGTTTAAATATTATGCCCAGGTTTTTCAGGCGTTACGGATAGAGGTAAATGAGGAACTGAAAGCTTTGGAGGAAATGCTGCAACAGGCAGCGGAGGTGCTTAAGCCAGGGGGGCGATTGGTAGTATTGTCGTACCACTCTCTGGAAGACCGTTTGGTCAAAAATTTTATCGCAAAAGGAGTGTTTCACGGCGATCCGGAGAAAGATGTTTATGGAAACTTCTATAAGCCTTTTGAGGCTGTGACAAGAAAACCTGTGGAAGCCTCTGAAGAAGAGATTGCCGCAAATAGCCGCGCGCGCAGTGCCAGACTACGGATTGCTGAAAAAAAATAA
- a CDS encoding FtsL-like putative cell division protein translates to MTVNTYRQKKTKKKSGKPFLSIFSLEKLFEEGVPVQYLPKVLYVAFFLVLYIGNTHYAARTVRETDKLKVEVDDLRADYTTLKADLMFASKQSEVAKKTMPYGIGETLRPPYIIKVEKGEY, encoded by the coding sequence ATGACTGTAAATACTTACAGGCAAAAGAAAACTAAAAAGAAGTCAGGGAAGCCTTTTCTTTCAATCTTTTCTTTGGAAAAGCTTTTTGAGGAAGGTGTGCCGGTGCAGTACTTGCCGAAGGTGCTATATGTGGCTTTTTTTCTGGTATTGTATATCGGTAATACGCACTATGCGGCGCGGACTGTAAGGGAAACGGACAAACTGAAAGTGGAAGTCGATGATCTTCGTGCGGACTATACCACGCTGAAGGCCGACTTGATGTTTGCGAGCAAGCAATCTGAAGTAGCAAAAAAAACAATGCCTTATGGCATAGGGGAGACGTTAAGGCCTCCTTATATAATAAAAGTAGAAAAGGGTGAATATTAA
- a CDS encoding MarC family NAAT transporter has protein sequence MELILATIAALLPIINPFSTAPMFLSITPDYTEEERSVQAWQGVVYMTFILVTFLIGGTFIINFFGLSVPGMRIAGGIIVFGVGMGMLKPKDELGPSKAEVKEASKKKDISFTPLAMPSLSGPGSISVIIGLSSLTVNIIDYIFITVGILVVSLIVFITLRSSSKLVKFLGVNGLNAMTKIMGFIILCVGVQFIVNGVLDILTGREMADFLQRVQVGSTPEQ, from the coding sequence ATGGAGTTAATACTGGCTACCATTGCCGCCCTTTTACCAATAATCAACCCTTTTAGTACAGCCCCTATGTTTTTGTCTATAACACCGGACTATACCGAAGAAGAGAGAAGTGTCCAAGCCTGGCAAGGGGTGGTATACATGACCTTTATATTGGTGACTTTTTTAATAGGTGGGACTTTTATTATAAACTTCTTTGGTCTATCTGTTCCTGGAATGCGTATTGCCGGTGGAATCATAGTATTTGGTGTTGGGATGGGAATGCTTAAGCCCAAGGATGAGCTTGGCCCTTCGAAAGCGGAAGTAAAAGAAGCTTCTAAAAAGAAAGACATTTCTTTTACGCCACTGGCCATGCCTAGTTTAAGTGGCCCCGGATCTATTTCAGTAATTATAGGTCTTAGTTCCTTGACTGTCAACATTATTGACTACATTTTTATAACTGTAGGGATCTTGGTTGTGTCTTTGATCGTATTTATTACTCTTCGTTCTTCTTCTAAACTTGTAAAGTTTTTGGGTGTAAACGGACTTAATGCCATGACTAAAATTATGGGCTTTATCATTTTATGTGTGGGTGTACAATTTATTGTCAATGGCGTATTGGATATTTTGACTGGAAGAGAAATGGCTGATTTTTTACAAAGGGTCCAAGTAGGTAGTACACCTGAACAATAG
- a CDS encoding penicillin-binding protein — MNIKKSIVLRVRIAFLLIFLFSVAVVFRLVKIQVVEGEKWRTMARENLIQYRTVKATRGNIYSDNGSLLATSLPFYKVAFDPTIANDELFYSGIDSLAYHLSSFFRDRSVQEYKRMMINARRSDRRYLILNARTINYQARKELSSWPIFREGRMKGGIIFEKENVRFKPFSTLAKRTVGFMKEDRGAGLEYSFNEILAGRDGEALFRKMAGGNWMPLQGEAEAAPQQGLDIVTTIDINLQDVAESALMRHLQEHDADYGCAVLMEVKTGEIKAMANLTKRNNGAYIEDINYAVGNQGLTEPGSTFKLASMIALLEDAKLDPTDSVDTGEGVYEFYDKKMTDSKPGGYGKITLNHAFEKSSNIAVSRLVDEHFGHQPQKFLDYIHKFGLDEPTGFHMVGEAVPYIKKINDKSWSGISLPWMSIGYELKLSPLHTLTFYNGVANNGRMIRPVIVKKVKSADDIIREYKTEVIRDRICSDETLKKVRMMLEGVVQRGTANNINDADYRIAGKTGTALKIKDGKYIRSYYTSFVGFFPAEKPKYSCIVVIDNPKGFKQYGSDVAAPVFKEIADKVYSGDLDLHLPMARKGRANEGVFPRIRSGYIEDLSLICNEMGIANHTKAPSAEFVSAKIVDNSIHWQPGTRFQDMVPNVKGMRLRDALYLLENSGLKVKYSGAGRVAEQSLEPGARVVKGGVIYIRLS, encoded by the coding sequence GTGAATATTAAAAAGTCCATAGTATTAAGAGTAAGAATCGCATTTTTGCTGATTTTTCTATTTTCTGTGGCTGTTGTTTTCCGCCTTGTGAAGATTCAGGTAGTAGAGGGTGAAAAGTGGAGGACCATGGCCAGGGAGAATTTGATACAGTATAGGACTGTCAAAGCCACAAGGGGAAATATATACTCTGACAATGGGAGTCTCTTAGCTACCTCTTTGCCTTTTTATAAGGTGGCTTTTGATCCTACCATTGCTAATGACGAGCTGTTTTACTCAGGTATAGACTCTTTGGCTTATCACCTTTCTTCTTTTTTTAGGGACAGGTCGGTGCAGGAGTATAAGCGGATGATGATCAATGCCAGGAGGTCTGACAGGCGTTATCTGATATTGAATGCGCGCACTATTAACTATCAGGCCAGAAAAGAGCTTTCTTCATGGCCGATTTTCCGTGAAGGCAGAATGAAGGGTGGGATTATTTTTGAAAAGGAAAATGTCCGTTTCAAACCTTTTTCTACTTTGGCTAAGCGTACGGTTGGGTTCATGAAAGAAGATCGTGGTGCTGGTTTGGAATATAGTTTCAATGAGATTTTAGCAGGTCGGGATGGCGAAGCACTGTTTAGGAAAATGGCAGGTGGCAATTGGATGCCGTTGCAGGGTGAGGCTGAAGCGGCTCCTCAACAAGGTTTAGACATTGTTACTACCATTGATATTAACCTTCAGGATGTGGCAGAGTCTGCATTGATGAGACATTTACAGGAACACGATGCTGATTATGGCTGTGCTGTTCTAATGGAGGTGAAGACGGGCGAGATTAAGGCCATGGCCAACCTGACCAAGCGGAATAATGGTGCTTATATTGAAGATATTAATTATGCAGTAGGAAATCAGGGGCTTACAGAGCCAGGGTCTACTTTTAAGCTGGCTTCTATGATTGCCTTGCTTGAAGACGCTAAGCTGGATCCTACTGATTCGGTAGATACTGGTGAGGGTGTATATGAGTTTTATGACAAGAAAATGACGGACTCCAAACCTGGGGGGTATGGAAAAATTACCTTGAACCATGCTTTTGAGAAGTCGTCCAATATTGCGGTTTCCCGTTTGGTTGACGAGCATTTTGGTCATCAGCCTCAAAAGTTCTTGGACTATATCCATAAGTTTGGGCTTGATGAGCCAACAGGTTTTCATATGGTAGGGGAGGCCGTTCCTTATATTAAGAAAATTAACGATAAATCCTGGAGCGGGATTTCGCTTCCTTGGATGTCAATAGGATATGAGCTTAAACTTTCTCCGCTTCACACGCTTACTTTTTATAACGGGGTGGCGAATAACGGAAGAATGATTAGGCCTGTGATTGTGAAGAAAGTAAAGTCTGCAGATGATATTATACGTGAATATAAAACGGAGGTGATCAGGGATAGAATCTGTTCTGATGAAACGCTGAAAAAAGTTCGTATGATGCTTGAAGGGGTTGTGCAAAGGGGAACGGCAAATAATATCAATGATGCTGACTACAGGATTGCCGGAAAGACTGGTACGGCATTGAAAATTAAAGATGGTAAATATATCAGAAGCTATTATACCTCTTTTGTGGGCTTTTTTCCTGCGGAGAAACCCAAGTATAGCTGTATAGTGGTCATTGACAATCCAAAAGGCTTTAAGCAATACGGAAGTGACGTGGCAGCGCCAGTGTTTAAGGAGATTGCAGATAAAGTGTATTCTGGTGATTTGGACCTTCACTTGCCTATGGCAAGAAAGGGTAGGGCAAATGAAGGTGTTTTCCCTAGAATTCGGTCAGGGTATATCGAAGACTTATCGCTGATTTGTAATGAAATGGGGATTGCCAACCATACCAAAGCGCCTTCTGCAGAATTTGTGTCTGCTAAAATTGTAGATAATTCTATCCATTGGCAACCAGGTACGAGGTTTCAGGATATGGTGCCTAATGTAAAAGGCATGCGGCTTAGAGATGCTTTGTACCTCTTGGAAAACAGTGGGCTAAAAGTAAAATATTCCGGTGCTGGCCGGGTGGCGGAGCAATCACTTGAGCCAGGAGCCAGAGTTGTTAAAGGTGGAGTAATATATATTAGATTGAGTTAA
- a CDS encoding zinc-dependent alcohol dehydrogenase, with translation MLAMNYRGPQRVRLDKNKPMPEILHPEDAIVKVTRSCVCGSDLHLYNGNVPDTRVGMTFGHEFTGVVEEVGADVKKLKVGDHVLVPFNIACGKCTFCQQGLYGNCHEANPMATALGGAFGYSHSAGGYDGGQAEYVRVPYADVGPTVIPEGMDPEDAVMLTDVVPTGYQAAEMGGIQKGDTVVVFGAGPVGIMAAKCSWLFGASRVIVIDCLDYRLEFAKNYANCEVYNFKSLEDPVVFIKKTTESLGADVCIDAVGAEAAGSAMQTVTGRKLLLQAGSATALQWAINSVKKGGVVSVVGVYGPTGNLVPMGNVLNKGITIRANQAAVKRVLPKLIEHVQNGTINPKELITHRLPLEEVSDAYRIFSDKLDECIKPVLVPPSVR, from the coding sequence ATGCTGGCGATGAATTACAGGGGCCCTCAGCGGGTTCGACTTGATAAGAATAAACCAATGCCCGAAATACTACATCCTGAGGATGCAATAGTAAAGGTTACCCGTTCTTGTGTGTGCGGATCTGATTTGCATTTATACAATGGGAATGTTCCAGATACACGTGTGGGTATGACTTTTGGGCATGAGTTTACGGGGGTTGTGGAAGAAGTGGGAGCTGATGTGAAGAAGCTTAAAGTTGGAGATCATGTACTTGTGCCTTTTAACATTGCCTGCGGAAAATGCACTTTCTGTCAGCAAGGGCTATATGGAAACTGCCATGAGGCGAACCCTATGGCTACAGCACTAGGTGGTGCGTTTGGTTACTCGCACAGTGCTGGTGGCTATGACGGAGGACAGGCAGAGTATGTTAGAGTGCCTTATGCAGACGTAGGGCCAACGGTGATTCCTGAAGGTATGGATCCGGAGGATGCGGTAATGCTTACGGATGTGGTGCCAACGGGGTATCAAGCAGCCGAAATGGGTGGAATTCAAAAAGGTGATACGGTGGTCGTGTTCGGTGCAGGACCGGTTGGGATTATGGCTGCCAAATGTTCTTGGCTGTTTGGCGCCTCAAGGGTCATTGTCATTGACTGTTTAGACTATCGCCTAGAATTTGCCAAAAATTATGCTAACTGTGAAGTTTATAACTTCAAGTCGCTTGAAGATCCGGTGGTTTTTATAAAGAAAACAACCGAATCGTTAGGTGCTGATGTGTGCATTGATGCTGTTGGTGCCGAGGCTGCCGGAAGTGCCATGCAAACAGTAACTGGGAGAAAGCTTTTATTGCAGGCAGGGTCTGCTACTGCATTGCAGTGGGCCATAAATTCTGTGAAAAAAGGAGGTGTGGTATCTGTAGTAGGTGTTTACGGCCCAACAGGGAACCTAGTGCCTATGGGCAATGTGCTTAACAAAGGAATAACAATACGTGCAAATCAAGCGGCGGTGAAACGTGTGTTGCCGAAGCTTATAGAGCATGTTCAAAATGGCACGATTAACCCTAAAGAGTTAATTACGCACCGCCTACCTCTCGAAGAGGTGTCGGATGCATATCGGATATTTTCTGATAAACTGGATGAATGTATTAAGCCGGTACTTGTTCCACCATCAGTTAGATAA
- a CDS encoding 2-hydroxyacid dehydrogenase → MKTAVFSAKPFEVDAMEKANVKQTHQLVYLKEQLNENTVTLAEGCQAIAAFSNDNLSAPVLDKLSGIGIKHITLRSAGYDHVDLKHATKLGMLVANVPEYSPYSIGEHAVTMMMNLNRKIRLADRRLRAYNFELDPLVGFDMHGKTVGIIGTGKIGAVVVRILHGFGCKLLGYDVNKDEKLTEKYGLQYVSIEELLENSDIISLHCPLNESTKCMINADAISKMKKGVMLINTSRGAIVSTEDAIKGVESGHIGYLGLDVYENEKGLFFYDHSDQPGKDPLLNRLLEFDNVLVTGHQAFLTETALRNIAETSLYNLGCFEKGQSCPNLLS, encoded by the coding sequence ATGAAAACAGCAGTTTTTAGTGCCAAACCATTCGAAGTTGATGCCATGGAAAAGGCTAACGTGAAGCAAACACACCAGTTAGTTTATCTTAAAGAGCAATTAAATGAAAATACTGTCACGCTAGCTGAAGGTTGTCAGGCAATCGCTGCTTTTTCCAATGACAACCTTTCTGCGCCGGTACTTGATAAATTGTCCGGTATAGGCATTAAGCATATTACACTTCGTTCTGCTGGCTATGACCATGTAGATTTAAAACATGCTACTAAGTTGGGTATGTTAGTAGCCAATGTTCCTGAATACTCCCCATATTCCATTGGCGAACATGCGGTGACCATGATGATGAACCTGAACCGTAAAATCAGGCTAGCAGACCGTCGCCTGCGCGCTTATAATTTTGAGCTTGACCCATTGGTAGGTTTTGATATGCATGGTAAAACTGTGGGAATAATAGGCACAGGGAAAATTGGTGCTGTTGTGGTTCGCATTTTACATGGGTTTGGATGCAAGTTGTTGGGGTACGATGTAAACAAAGACGAAAAACTGACAGAAAAGTATGGCTTACAATATGTGTCCATAGAAGAGCTTTTAGAAAACTCAGACATCATTTCTTTACACTGTCCCTTAAACGAAAGCACCAAATGTATGATTAATGCCGATGCTATATCGAAGATGAAGAAGGGGGTGATGTTAATCAATACTTCACGTGGGGCAATAGTCAGTACAGAAGATGCCATCAAGGGAGTGGAGTCTGGACATATTGGATATCTAGGGTTGGATGTTTATGAAAATGAAAAAGGGCTGTTCTTTTACGACCACTCCGACCAACCAGGGAAAGACCCTCTGCTGAATCGTCTACTTGAATTTGATAATGTTTTGGTTACAGGGCATCAAGCATTTCTTACGGAAACTGCATTAAGAAATATTGCAGAGACTAGCTTGTACAACCTGGGCTGTTTTGAAAAAGGGCAATCCTGTCCAAATTTATTGAGTTAA